A portion of the Vicia villosa cultivar HV-30 ecotype Madison, WI unplaced genomic scaffold, Vvil1.0 ctg.001256F_1_1, whole genome shotgun sequence genome contains these proteins:
- the LOC131634199 gene encoding BTB/POZ domain-containing protein At3g19850-like translates to MSKFYDLQVHINDEEIFLINKNLISRYCGKLKKILNDEKRIFHINDFPGGPYGFELALKFCYNNGKVSINVSNVLILHSCALYLEMNEEIFTNNLLQQTQTFLVGVYYWKWNEIIASLKSCECEKFFTFANSYDFLEKIIFVLVAKLVQNSDLNFIASPSSSSSLSSPENNFAKRISFSTVVCSPEKIVSDWAEIQVRSVKKSNFCNKAWWFDDLATLPPNIIEKFLQGIGAYKSDNKNLIVTRFLLHYLKKVTPSYKSISLGESAAYGVINVGSKNFSCRGLFCVLRILSKFGISEDCRMEIEKLIGGMFEKATLDDLLVCGHDNGLYYDVSFVIRLVKVFVEINGCDVVKMKKVGGLIDKYLIEISPDQKLKISKFLEVVECLPCFARDCFDGVYRAIDIYLESHPMIAFEESSRLCGCLNYNKLTFEVCKELAKNQRIPPRIAMQALISQQRNVPSCEYAIDESEIMSPSQIFLYCEDDNDGFLEEKEDVRMNLESMQWRVMELEKLCMEMKVQMLKFTGF, encoded by the exons ATGTCAAAATTCTATGACTTGCAAGTCCACATTAATGATGAGGAAATATTCCTTATAAACAAG AACTTGATATCAAGATATTgtggaaaattgaagaaaattttaAATGATGAAAAGAGAATATTTCATATCAATGATTTCCCTGGAGGGCCATATGGATTTGAGCTAGCTTTGAAATTTTGTTACAACAATGGAAAAGTCTCCATAAATGTATCCAATGTTCTTATTCTTCATTCTTGTGCTCTTTATCTTGAAATGAATGAAGAAATTTTCACCAACAATCTCTTACAACAAACACAAACATTTCTTGTTGGTGTCTATTATTGGAAATGGAATGAAATAATAGCAAGTCTCAAGAGTTGTGAATGTGAGAAATTTTTTACCTTTGCAAATAGCTATGATTTTTTGGAGAAGATTATTTTTGTACTAGTAGCAAAGTTGGTTCAAaattctgatttgaatttcattgCTTCGCCTTCCTCGTCGTCATCATTGTCTTCTCCGGAAAATAACTTTGCAAAGAGAATCTCTTTTTCAACCGTAGTTTGCTCTCCGGAGAAAATTGTTTCAGACTGGGCCGAGATCCAGGTTAGATCGGTAAAAAAGTCAAATTTTTGCAACAAAGCATGgtggtttgatgatttggctacTTTACCACCAAATATCATTGAGAAGTTTCTTCAAGGTATTGGAGCTTATAAAAGTgacaataaaaatttaatagtCACAAGATTTTTGCTTCATTATTTGAAAAAAGTTACACCAAGTTACAAAAGTATTAGTCTTGGAGAATCAGCTGCCTATGGAGTCATAAATGTTGGTAGCAAGAATTTTTCATGTAGAGGACTATTTTGTGTATTAAGGATTTTATCAAAGTTTGGAATAAGTGAAGATTGTAGAATGGAAATTGAGAAATTGATTGGTGGAATGTTTGAGAAAGCAACATTGGATGATCTATTAGTTTGTGGACATGACAATGGACTTTACTATGATGTTAGTTTTGTGATAAGGTTGGTTAAAGtatttgttgaaatcaatggATGTGATGTGGTGAAAATGAAAAAAGTTGGTGGATTAATTGACAAGTATTTGATAGAAATATCACCTGATCAGAAACTTAAGATCTCTAAATTTCTTGAAGTTGTAGAATGTTTGCCTTGTTTTGCTAGGGATTGCTTTGATGGAGTTTATAGAGCCATTGACATCTATCTTGAG TCTCACCCAATGATTGCATTTGAGGAGAGTTCAAGATTATGTGGATGTCTCAATTACAACAAACTCACCTTTGAAGTTTGCAAAGAACTAGCCAAGAACCAAAGAATACCTCCAAGGATTGCAATGCAAGCTCTTATTTCACAACAAAGAAATGTTCCATCATGTGAATATGCAATAGATGAGAGTGAAATTATGAGTCCTtcacaaatatttttgtattgtGAAGATGACAATGATGGGTTCTTGGAAGAGAAAGAagatgtgagaatgaatcttgagAGCATGCAATGGAGAGTGATGGAATTGGAGAAATTGTGTATGGAAATGAAGGTTCAAATGTTGAAATTTACTGGTTTTTAA